In Agromyces archimandritae, one genomic interval encodes:
- a CDS encoding SprT-like domain-containing protein, with protein MADLNRVRHWAEALIELHLDPAVWSFGFDHAKKRAGLCNYTTGRITVSRYLAARYDDDEIHQVLLHEVAHALAGPRAAHGPTWRKVAREIGYTGRRTHDGRIADELAPWVGRCPAGHEHYRYRSPTRPLSCGLCRRGFDPANLISWIRREITPAMRQRAASGA; from the coding sequence ATGGCGGATCTGAACCGGGTGCGGCACTGGGCGGAGGCCCTCATCGAGCTGCACCTCGATCCGGCCGTGTGGAGCTTCGGCTTCGACCACGCGAAGAAGCGCGCCGGCCTCTGCAACTACACGACCGGGCGCATCACCGTCTCCCGGTACCTCGCCGCACGCTACGACGACGACGAGATCCACCAGGTGCTGCTGCACGAAGTCGCCCACGCCCTCGCCGGCCCGCGCGCCGCCCACGGCCCCACCTGGCGCAAGGTCGCCCGCGAGATCGGCTACACCGGCCGGCGCACCCACGACGGCCGCATCGCCGACGAACTGGCCCCCTGGGTCGGCCGCTGCCCCGCCGGGCACGAACACTATCGCTACCGCAGCCCCACCCGGCCGCTCAGCTGCGGCCTCTGCCGACGCGGCTTCGACCCCGCCAACCTCATCTCCTGGATACGGCGCGAGATCACGCCGGCCATGCGGCAGCGCGCCGCAAGCGGCGCCTGA
- a CDS encoding CGNR zinc finger domain-containing protein — protein sequence MPVSTVSVPVGQWLVADDGMRWWFDSGSFALDFAYTGGMPGGPAERLTSPETLDAWLAERVPMPLAPSRPRERLDAISLRDAIGRLALAASRHEPGAIADIDLVNLFAATPDLAPGLAGGSRQAGASVHPVARALSTIARDAVGLLAPDGLERIRVCGAEDCGIVYLDTSRAGTRRWCSMQRCGNRAKVRAHRERAKRTAEEQAGSTPLPVFEEPEPKPPRTSERADALRAAIRGAIETSTPPSRAMAGALADADPHDASAPDAEGSKPAA from the coding sequence GTGCCCGTTTCCACCGTCTCCGTTCCCGTCGGCCAGTGGCTCGTCGCCGATGACGGCATGCGGTGGTGGTTCGACTCCGGATCGTTCGCGCTCGACTTCGCGTACACCGGCGGCATGCCCGGCGGCCCCGCCGAACGCCTGACGAGCCCCGAAACCCTCGACGCCTGGCTCGCCGAACGCGTGCCGATGCCCCTCGCCCCGAGCCGGCCGCGCGAACGCCTCGACGCGATCTCGCTGCGCGACGCCATCGGCCGCCTCGCCCTCGCCGCCAGCCGGCACGAACCCGGTGCGATCGCCGACATCGACCTCGTGAACCTCTTCGCCGCGACCCCCGACCTCGCCCCGGGCCTGGCCGGCGGCAGCCGCCAAGCGGGCGCCTCGGTGCATCCCGTCGCCCGCGCCCTGTCGACCATCGCACGCGACGCCGTCGGCCTGCTCGCACCCGACGGCCTCGAACGCATCCGCGTCTGCGGCGCCGAGGACTGCGGCATCGTCTACCTCGACACCTCCCGCGCCGGCACCCGCCGCTGGTGCTCCATGCAGCGCTGCGGCAACCGGGCGAAGGTGCGCGCGCACCGCGAACGCGCCAAACGCACCGCCGAGGAGCAGGCCGGCTCGACGCCCCTGCCCGTGTTCGAGGAGCCCGAGCCGAAGCCACCGCGCACGAGCGAACGGGCGGATGCCCTGCGCGCGGCCATCCGCGGCGCCATCGAGACGTCCACACCGCCCTCGCGGGCCATGGCGGGAGCGCTCGCCGACGCCGACCCGCACGACGCCTCCGCGCCGGACGCCGAGGGGTCGAAGCCGGCCGCCTGA
- a CDS encoding 2-phosphosulfolactate phosphatase translates to MTDAPDPLAQSRYQVRFDWGRPGAARLAGEADVLVLVDVFTATTDAVLAVEAGASAPAGELAELAGSGDRLVLAAALRNRSAVARFILGEQERQGRRLAVAIIAARATDADGHPRFAVEDQLGAGAVVEALVALGIDHTSPEAAVACAAFEGLRNATTHLTGASAGGLELAAAGRRDEVRRAVRIDESEAVPRLDGAGFRAA, encoded by the coding sequence GTGACCGACGCACCCGACCCGCTCGCCCAGTCCCGCTATCAGGTCCGCTTCGACTGGGGCCGCCCGGGCGCGGCGCGGCTCGCTGGCGAGGCGGACGTCCTCGTCCTCGTCGACGTGTTCACCGCGACGACGGATGCCGTGCTCGCCGTCGAAGCCGGCGCATCCGCTCCGGCCGGCGAACTCGCCGAGCTCGCGGGGTCGGGGGATCGCCTCGTGCTCGCCGCCGCGCTCCGCAACCGATCGGCGGTCGCGCGTTTCATCCTGGGCGAGCAGGAACGGCAGGGCCGGCGTCTCGCGGTCGCGATCATCGCCGCGAGGGCGACGGATGCCGACGGGCACCCCCGATTCGCGGTCGAGGACCAGTTGGGCGCAGGTGCCGTCGTCGAAGCACTCGTCGCGCTCGGCATCGACCACACCTCGCCCGAGGCCGCCGTCGCCTGCGCGGCCTTCGAGGGCCTGCGGAACGCGACGACGCACCTGACGGGGGCTTCGGCCGGCGGGCTGGAACTGGCCGCGGCGGGCCGTCGCGACGAGGTGCGCCGCGCGGTGCGCATCGACGAGAGCGAGGCCGTGCCGCGCCTGGACGGCGCCGGGTTCCGCGCGGCCTGA
- a CDS encoding HelD family protein, whose translation MRVSERELEREREVVEALYARLDEQRDEAARRLSKVRAERVGGNHQARSERDAFARLHEDRLAELREVDARLVFGRLLLERGADAGGAVDAPSAPDAPRAAVHAASTAGTEAPPAASTPERLTRPELRYIGRIGLRDAEQRAMLLDWRAPQAAAFYRATAAEPLGVRARRHLALAGRELVRIDDEVFDDTLLGGDETVQGEGALLAAITARRGGRMRDIVATIQGEQDRIIRSELRGALVVQGGPGTGKTAVALHRAAYLAYANRERLGRSGILVVGPSDAFLQYVEAVLPSLGETGVVMRSLGELYPGVDAAAEDPPAVARLKGSRRMAALLARAVKARRIVPDGPRTIEVDGERLTVRPELIRTAMQKAERRGKPHNVARVTFVKHALDALTERLAAQLVKGGATVDDADRKVLREDLRTAYDVRVLLNTAWLPLSPEKLLGDLYARPAWLAELTRDWREEDRALLARERRAPFTVSDVPLLDEAAELLGEMPDDRQAARAAADRAQHGRDLEHARAAIADAGAEGVVDAERLVAGFAGGGDGRTTAERAAADRGWTYGHIVVDEAQELSYMQWRLLVRRCPLRSFTIVGDIAQASSAASARSWRQALDPHFRQWRQERLTVNYRTPARITRVAERFAAAEGLAITPTESVREGEHPVARVDAAGADLVPALLALLADDPRADAGIAAEEAGTLAVIAPAADADRVAAALAEALGTVAVGTVAVGRGSAGLGRPIAVLAPDEAKGLEFDEVVIVDAARILAGAARGVSALYVAATRATQRLTLLGPAPAALAEP comes from the coding sequence ATGCGGGTGAGCGAACGCGAGCTTGAGCGGGAGCGCGAGGTCGTCGAGGCGCTGTACGCGCGCCTCGACGAGCAGCGGGACGAAGCGGCCCGGCGGCTGTCGAAGGTGCGCGCCGAGCGGGTCGGCGGCAACCATCAGGCGCGCAGCGAGCGCGACGCTTTCGCCCGCCTGCACGAGGATCGCCTCGCCGAGCTCCGCGAGGTGGATGCGCGGCTCGTCTTCGGCCGGCTCCTGCTCGAGCGGGGTGCGGATGCCGGTGGCGCGGTGGATGCCCCGAGCGCACCGGATGCGCCGCGCGCCGCGGTGCACGCGGCATCCACTGCGGGCACGGAAGCCCCGCCCGCGGCATCCACCCCCGAACGGCTCACGCGCCCCGAGCTGCGCTACATCGGCCGCATCGGCCTGCGCGACGCCGAGCAGCGCGCGATGCTCCTCGACTGGCGCGCCCCACAGGCCGCCGCGTTCTACCGCGCCACCGCCGCCGAACCGCTCGGCGTCCGTGCCCGCCGCCACCTCGCGCTCGCCGGCCGCGAGCTCGTCCGCATCGACGACGAGGTCTTCGACGACACCCTCCTCGGCGGCGACGAGACCGTGCAGGGCGAGGGGGCGCTGCTCGCGGCGATCACCGCCCGGCGCGGCGGCCGCATGCGCGATATCGTCGCGACCATCCAGGGCGAGCAGGATCGCATCATCCGCTCCGAGCTGCGCGGCGCCCTCGTCGTGCAGGGCGGCCCCGGCACCGGCAAGACCGCCGTCGCCCTGCACCGGGCCGCCTACCTCGCCTACGCGAACCGCGAGCGGCTCGGCCGCAGCGGCATCCTCGTCGTCGGCCCCTCCGACGCGTTCCTGCAGTACGTCGAGGCGGTGCTGCCCTCCCTCGGCGAGACGGGCGTCGTCATGCGCTCGCTCGGCGAGCTGTACCCGGGCGTGGACGCCGCGGCCGAAGATCCGCCCGCCGTCGCCCGGCTGAAGGGCTCCAGGCGCATGGCCGCCCTCCTCGCCCGCGCCGTGAAGGCCCGCCGGATCGTGCCCGACGGCCCCCGCACGATCGAGGTCGACGGCGAACGCCTCACGGTGCGACCCGAGCTCATCCGCACCGCGATGCAGAAGGCCGAGCGGCGCGGCAAACCGCACAACGTCGCCCGCGTCACCTTCGTCAAGCACGCCCTCGACGCCCTCACCGAGCGGCTCGCCGCCCAGCTCGTGAAGGGCGGGGCGACCGTCGACGACGCCGACCGCAAGGTGCTCCGCGAAGACCTCCGCACCGCCTACGACGTGCGCGTGCTGCTGAACACGGCCTGGCTGCCGCTCAGCCCCGAGAAACTCCTCGGCGACCTGTACGCGCGCCCCGCATGGCTGGCCGAACTCACCCGCGACTGGCGGGAGGAGGATCGTGCGCTCCTCGCCCGCGAGCGGCGCGCCCCCTTCACCGTCTCCGATGTGCCGCTGCTGGACGAGGCCGCCGAACTCCTCGGCGAGATGCCCGACGATCGGCAGGCCGCCCGGGCCGCCGCCGATCGCGCCCAGCACGGCCGCGACCTCGAGCATGCGCGGGCGGCCATCGCCGACGCCGGCGCCGAGGGCGTCGTGGATGCCGAACGCCTCGTCGCCGGGTTCGCCGGGGGCGGCGACGGGCGAACGACCGCCGAACGCGCCGCCGCCGACCGCGGCTGGACGTACGGGCACATCGTCGTCGACGAGGCCCAGGAACTCAGCTATATGCAGTGGCGGCTGCTCGTGCGGCGCTGCCCGCTGCGCTCGTTCACGATCGTGGGCGACATCGCACAGGCCTCCTCGGCGGCATCCGCCCGCTCATGGCGGCAGGCCCTCGACCCGCACTTCCGCCAGTGGCGGCAGGAGCGACTCACCGTCAACTACCGCACCCCGGCCCGCATCACGCGCGTCGCCGAGCGCTTCGCGGCCGCCGAGGGGCTGGCGATCACGCCGACCGAGTCGGTGCGCGAGGGCGAGCATCCCGTGGCTCGGGTGGATGCCGCAGGCGCCGACCTCGTGCCCGCGCTCCTCGCCCTCCTCGCCGACGACCCGCGCGCGGATGCCGGCATCGCCGCCGAGGAGGCCGGAACCCTCGCCGTCATCGCCCCCGCCGCAGACGCCGACCGGGTGGCCGCGGCGCTCGCCGAAGCGCTCGGCACCGTTGCAGTCGGCACCGTCGCGGTCGGGCGCGGTTCGGCGGGTCTCGGCCGTCCGATCGCGGTGCTCGCACCCGACGAGGCGAAGGGCCTCGAGTTCGACGAGGTCGTCATCGTGGATGCCGCGCGCATCCTCGCCGGCGCCGCGCGCGGCGTCTCCGCGCTCTACGTGGCCGCCACCCGCGCCACGCAGCGCCTCACCCTCCTCGGCCCCGCCCCGGCCGCCCTCGCCGAGCCCTGA
- a CDS encoding DEAD/DEAH box helicase — protein sequence MTDHTFSTLGVPSALVAALAADGKTAPFPIQVDTLPDTLAGRDVLGRGKTGSGKTLAFAIPMVARLSGPLAGSRRAGRPTGLILAPTRELATQITATIEPLAAAAGLRATTIFGGINQKRQVEALRGGVDIVVATPGRLEDLIKQGFAHLDAVEITVLDEADHMADLGFLPVVTRILDQTPRGGQRLLFSATLDNGVDKLVKRYLQNEVLHSVDEATSPVAAMTHHVFQVADTDQKNELVKTLASGTGRRILFMRTKHHAKKLAKKLTDAGIPAVDLHGNLSQPQRDRNLAAFGDGSVKVMVATDVAARGVHIDDVELVIHVDPPMEHKAYLHRSGRTARAGSAGDVVTIALPAQMDDLKKLLRKAAITVTPAQVTSASPQVAALVGEVAAYVKPAPRQAKPQGGGGTSQGANAQRKKARRSQGQAAPKQGASQGARRDRPDSPSTPKRDRSGRPAEAKAHAPKQGAGHSRGAQTTGAQRNASRTARRPIRVGDVVTPNRNPRTNRRAQG from the coding sequence GTGACCGACCACACCTTCAGCACGCTCGGCGTGCCCTCCGCCCTCGTCGCCGCCCTCGCGGCCGACGGCAAGACCGCACCGTTCCCCATCCAGGTCGACACCCTGCCCGACACGCTCGCCGGCCGCGACGTGCTCGGCCGCGGCAAGACCGGATCCGGCAAGACCCTCGCGTTCGCGATCCCCATGGTCGCGCGCCTGTCGGGCCCGCTCGCCGGCAGCCGCCGTGCCGGCCGCCCCACCGGCCTGATCCTCGCGCCGACCCGCGAGCTCGCCACCCAGATCACCGCGACCATCGAACCCCTCGCCGCCGCGGCGGGCCTGCGCGCGACCACGATCTTCGGCGGCATCAACCAGAAGCGCCAGGTCGAGGCGCTGCGCGGCGGCGTCGACATCGTCGTGGCGACCCCCGGCCGCCTCGAAGACCTCATCAAGCAGGGCTTCGCGCACCTCGACGCCGTCGAGATCACCGTGCTCGACGAGGCCGACCACATGGCCGACCTGGGGTTCCTACCCGTCGTCACGCGCATCCTCGACCAGACCCCGCGCGGCGGCCAGCGGCTGCTGTTCTCGGCGACGCTCGACAACGGCGTCGACAAGCTCGTCAAGCGCTACCTGCAGAACGAGGTGCTGCACTCGGTCGACGAGGCCACCTCGCCGGTCGCCGCGATGACGCACCACGTCTTCCAGGTCGCCGACACCGACCAGAAGAACGAGCTCGTGAAGACCCTCGCGTCCGGCACCGGCCGGCGCATCCTCTTCATGCGCACCAAGCACCACGCGAAGAAGCTCGCGAAGAAGCTGACGGATGCCGGCATCCCCGCCGTCGACCTGCACGGCAACCTCTCGCAGCCGCAGCGCGACCGCAACCTCGCCGCCTTCGGCGACGGATCCGTGAAGGTCATGGTCGCCACCGACGTCGCCGCCCGCGGCGTGCACATCGACGACGTCGAACTCGTCATCCACGTCGACCCGCCGATGGAGCACAAGGCGTACCTGCACCGTTCGGGCCGCACCGCACGCGCCGGCTCGGCCGGCGACGTCGTCACGATCGCGTTGCCCGCGCAGATGGACGACCTGAAGAAGCTCCTCCGCAAGGCCGCGATCACCGTGACGCCGGCGCAGGTCACCTCCGCCTCGCCGCAGGTCGCCGCGCTCGTCGGCGAGGTCGCCGCCTATGTGAAGCCCGCGCCGCGGCAGGCGAAGCCGCAGGGCGGCGGCGGCACGTCGCAGGGTGCCAACGCGCAGCGGAAGAAGGCCCGACGCTCCCAGGGGCAGGCCGCGCCCAAGCAGGGCGCTTCGCAGGGCGCCCGCCGCGACCGCCCCGACTCCCCCTCCACTCCGAAGCGCGACCGTTCGGGCCGCCCCGCCGAGGCCAAGGCGCACGCCCCCAAGCAGGGCGCCGGCCACAGCCGCGGCGCGCAGACGACCGGTGCACAGCGGAACGCCTCCCGCACCGCGCGCCGCCCGATCCGCGTCGGCGACGTCGTCACGCCGAACCGGAACCCCCGCACGAACCGCCGCGCGCAGGGCTGA
- a CDS encoding alpha/beta hydrolase family protein, with product MIESRGTIALVLTAASALALSACTGDAAPTDSPSDEPATEPPTTEPPGDDPVALWRDFEKFNALPRDAFYDAQPNGEAGTLIAVEAFDGWKLPDTLMHRIVYNSVDTDGDPVAASAAVLVPWGPVPDGGWPVVAWGHGTSGVDPSCAPSLLKDLYYPEIMLALLANGYAVVATDYSGLGAGDGHEYISMPANADDLRYAVPAAREAVPELSEQWVAMGHSQGGQAAWGAASRTSDDGAVDGLVGAVALAPATPLDLMTEQDLRAPGMGVYLPYVAASLELQFGVDREDVLSEAGLAAYDDVVASCLPVAMAIVGEEATIEAFADPDWLGVAAAETLAERNVYTDTTLKVPLLAVAGAEDMAVPAHTVQTVVDRQCETGGTVAFRTVDGDHDEMIGNALPDIIEWIGARFAGEEATGGC from the coding sequence ATGATCGAATCACGCGGCACCATCGCGCTCGTGCTCACCGCGGCGAGCGCGCTCGCGCTCAGCGCCTGCACGGGCGATGCGGCACCGACGGACTCGCCGAGCGACGAACCGGCCACCGAGCCGCCGACGACCGAGCCTCCGGGCGACGACCCGGTCGCCCTGTGGCGGGACTTCGAGAAGTTCAACGCGCTTCCGCGCGACGCCTTCTACGATGCGCAGCCGAACGGCGAGGCCGGCACGCTCATCGCCGTCGAGGCCTTCGACGGCTGGAAGCTGCCGGATACGCTCATGCACCGCATCGTCTACAACTCGGTGGACACCGACGGCGACCCGGTCGCCGCCTCGGCGGCGGTGCTCGTGCCGTGGGGGCCCGTGCCCGACGGCGGGTGGCCGGTCGTGGCCTGGGGGCACGGCACGAGCGGCGTCGACCCGAGCTGCGCGCCGAGCCTGCTGAAGGACCTCTACTATCCCGAGATCATGCTCGCGCTCCTCGCGAACGGGTACGCGGTCGTCGCCACGGACTATTCGGGGCTCGGTGCCGGCGACGGCCACGAGTACATCTCGATGCCGGCGAACGCCGACGACCTGCGCTATGCCGTGCCGGCCGCCCGCGAGGCGGTCCCGGAGCTGTCGGAGCAGTGGGTCGCGATGGGGCATTCGCAGGGTGGGCAGGCGGCCTGGGGGGCTGCGTCGCGCACCTCGGACGACGGCGCGGTCGACGGGCTCGTCGGTGCGGTGGCCCTGGCCCCGGCGACGCCGCTGGATCTCATGACCGAGCAGGATCTGCGGGCTCCGGGGATGGGCGTGTACCTGCCGTACGTCGCCGCGTCGCTCGAGCTGCAGTTCGGGGTCGACCGCGAGGACGTGCTGAGCGAGGCCGGCCTCGCCGCCTACGACGACGTCGTGGCCTCGTGCCTGCCGGTCGCGATGGCGATCGTGGGGGAGGAGGCGACGATCGAGGCGTTCGCGGACCCAGACTGGCTGGGGGTCGCGGCCGCCGAGACCCTCGCCGAGCGCAACGTGTACACCGATACGACCCTGAAGGTGCCGCTGCTGGCGGTCGCCGGCGCCGAGGACATGGCCGTGCCGGCGCATACCGTGCAGACGGTGGTGGATCGCCAGTGCGAGACGGGCGGCACCGTCGCCTTCCGGACCGTCGACGGCGACCATGACGAGATGATCGGGAACGCGTTGCCGGACATCATCGAGTGGATCGGGGCCCGCTTCGCGGGCGAGGAGGCCACGGGCGGCTGCTGA
- a CDS encoding GNAT family N-acetyltransferase yields MSTDVVADVIVRPIRDTDAEALGRVHASCWHETYDHLISAAAFERLSPRRMGELWNHLAERGEEYAQFAAVVGGEIVGFVGAGPARDEEPPRARELQFIYLLDAYHGTGIGQQLFDAACGDEPVYLWVAEDNPRAHGFYRRNGFAADGAAQTVPFLGEEIHEVRLVR; encoded by the coding sequence ATGAGCACCGATGTTGTTGCCGATGTCATCGTCCGACCCATCCGGGACACGGATGCCGAGGCCCTCGGCCGCGTCCACGCGAGCTGCTGGCACGAGACCTACGACCACCTCATCAGCGCGGCCGCGTTCGAGCGGCTCTCACCGCGGCGCATGGGCGAGCTCTGGAACCACCTCGCCGAGCGCGGCGAGGAGTACGCCCAGTTCGCCGCCGTCGTCGGCGGTGAGATCGTCGGCTTCGTCGGCGCCGGCCCGGCCCGCGACGAGGAGCCGCCGCGGGCGCGCGAGCTGCAGTTCATCTACCTCCTCGACGCCTACCACGGCACGGGCATCGGGCAGCAGCTCTTCGACGCCGCCTGCGGCGACGAGCCCGTCTACCTCTGGGTGGCCGAGGACAATCCCCGCGCCCACGGCTTCTACCGACGCAACGGGTTCGCGGCCGACGGCGCCGCGCAGACGGTGCCGTTCCTCGGCGAGGAGATCCACGAGGTGCGCTTGGTGCGCTGA
- a CDS encoding FAD-binding oxidoreductase — protein sequence MTDQTALDPLAAELGERLIRPGDARWDAARAPWALAVEQRPEAVAVPAGVEELRAVVRAARDGGLTVAVQPSGHGANGSLAGSILVRTDAFDDVLVDLDSRTARIGAGVRWNRLLRELAGSALIAPAGSSGVVSVAGLLLGGGHSWFSRSLGPAARSLRAVEMLTADGELLRIDDQHDPDLMRALRGAGGAFGAVTRLEVGLDFERMLYGGRLVFAPDQAAAVIASALDAGRAAPESVQIHTGFMRFPDAPVVPEELRGRRVVQVDVVSRADAATTEAVLAPVRAAGTVVQERLRSFGIEALEEVADEPTDPSPAGGWSGLLADADTALVERVLDVFDRPEAAALVGFDVRVLGGAMARDEGPAAVAGAVAEPFVLHTIAFGPPDAQQAAIGTLREAVGESWTGHSLPSFLSPGDGYGAAYGAGTVEGLREVKARVDPHDVFVGNRAFE from the coding sequence ATGACCGACCAGACCGCTCTCGACCCGCTGGCCGCCGAGCTCGGCGAACGCCTCATCCGGCCCGGGGATGCGCGGTGGGACGCCGCCCGCGCGCCCTGGGCGCTCGCGGTCGAGCAACGCCCCGAGGCGGTCGCCGTGCCCGCCGGGGTCGAAGAGCTGCGGGCGGTCGTGCGCGCCGCCCGCGACGGCGGGCTCACCGTCGCCGTGCAGCCCTCCGGGCACGGCGCGAACGGCTCGCTCGCCGGCAGCATCCTGGTGCGCACCGACGCCTTCGACGACGTGCTCGTCGACCTCGACTCGCGCACGGCGCGCATCGGGGCCGGTGTTCGGTGGAACCGCCTGCTCCGCGAGTTGGCCGGCAGCGCCCTCATCGCCCCGGCCGGCTCGAGCGGCGTCGTGAGCGTCGCGGGCCTGCTGCTCGGCGGCGGCCATTCGTGGTTCTCGCGCAGCCTCGGCCCCGCGGCCAGGTCGCTGCGCGCGGTCGAGATGCTCACCGCCGACGGCGAGCTGCTGCGCATCGACGACCAGCACGACCCCGATCTCATGCGGGCGCTCCGCGGCGCCGGCGGGGCGTTCGGGGCCGTCACGCGGCTCGAAGTGGGGCTCGACTTCGAGCGGATGCTCTACGGCGGCCGGCTCGTCTTCGCCCCGGATCAGGCGGCGGCCGTCATCGCGTCCGCCCTCGATGCCGGGCGGGCCGCCCCCGAGTCGGTGCAGATCCACACGGGGTTCATGCGGTTCCCCGATGCCCCCGTCGTGCCCGAGGAGCTGCGCGGGCGCCGCGTCGTGCAGGTCGACGTCGTCTCGCGGGCGGATGCCGCGACCACCGAGGCCGTGCTGGCGCCCGTGCGGGCGGCCGGCACCGTCGTGCAGGAACGCCTGCGCTCCTTCGGCATCGAGGCGCTCGAAGAGGTCGCCGACGAGCCCACGGATCCGAGCCCGGCCGGCGGATGGTCGGGGCTGCTCGCCGACGCCGACACGGCCCTCGTCGAGCGGGTGCTCGACGTCTTCGACCGGCCCGAGGCGGCTGCGCTCGTCGGGTTCGACGTCCGCGTGCTCGGCGGGGCCATGGCCCGCGACGAGGGCCCGGCGGCCGTCGCCGGAGCCGTCGCCGAGCCCTTCGTGCTCCACACGATCGCGTTCGGCCCGCCGGATGCGCAGCAGGCCGCGATCGGGACGCTCCGCGAGGCCGTCGGCGAATCGTGGACGGGCCACTCCCTGCCCTCGTTCCTCTCCCCCGGCGACGGGTACGGGGCCGCCTACGGCGCCGGCACCGTCGAAGGGCTCCGCGAGGTGAAGGCCCGCGTCGACCCGCACGACGTCTTCGTCGGCAACCGGGCGTTCGAGTGA
- a CDS encoding nucleoside hydrolase gives MSPGGPDSGAIPVILDVDTGVDDALALLFAARHPGLDLLAVSCVSGNASLAQVTRNTLAVLHAAGADEVPVAAGAARPLIERPRPAAGAHGSDGLGGIVLPDAPRAADPLGALDLMRRTILASPRPVTLVALGPQTNLALLLRSYPEVAAGVERIVFMGGSASVGNATAVAEFNVWHDPEAAAIVVDSGVPCLMYGLDVYSEPAVPESLADALTGGDDPLGRLVGQLLQHRFTLVDGRPADYTGGLGDAGAVCAIADPDALGTARLPLRVELAGGSRGQTIVDRRTLFGEDVEHGIAESWTPVDVALTVDGPRLARGYLEALGAAVEA, from the coding sequence GTGAGCCCGGGCGGCCCGGACTCCGGCGCGATCCCCGTCATCCTCGACGTCGACACCGGTGTCGACGACGCCCTCGCTCTGCTGTTCGCGGCACGGCATCCGGGGCTCGACCTGCTCGCGGTGAGCTGCGTGTCCGGCAACGCATCGCTGGCACAGGTCACACGGAACACGCTCGCCGTGCTGCACGCGGCCGGGGCGGACGAGGTGCCCGTCGCCGCCGGCGCGGCACGCCCCCTCATCGAACGGCCGCGGCCCGCCGCCGGAGCGCACGGCTCCGACGGGCTCGGCGGCATCGTCCTGCCGGATGCGCCGCGCGCTGCCGATCCGCTCGGCGCCCTCGACCTCATGCGCCGGACGATCCTCGCCTCGCCGCGACCCGTGACCCTCGTCGCCCTCGGACCGCAGACGAACCTCGCCCTGCTGCTTCGGTCATACCCCGAGGTCGCCGCCGGCGTCGAACGCATCGTCTTCATGGGCGGCTCGGCATCCGTCGGCAACGCCACCGCGGTCGCCGAGTTCAACGTGTGGCACGACCCCGAAGCCGCCGCGATCGTCGTCGACTCGGGTGTGCCGTGCCTGATGTACGGCCTCGACGTGTATTCGGAGCCGGCGGTGCCGGAGTCGCTCGCCGACGCCCTCACCGGCGGCGACGACCCCCTCGGGCGACTCGTCGGGCAGCTCCTGCAGCACCGCTTCACCCTCGTCGACGGGCGCCCCGCCGACTACACCGGCGGGCTCGGCGATGCCGGTGCGGTGTGCGCGATCGCCGACCCCGACGCGCTCGGCACCGCGCGCCTGCCGTTGCGGGTCGAACTCGCCGGCGGCTCCCGCGGTCAGACGATCGTCGACCGGCGGACGCTGTTCGGGGAGGACGTCGAGCACGGCATCGCCGAATCGTGGACGCCGGTCGACGTCGCCCTCACCGTCGACGGCCCGCGGCTCGCGCGGGGGTACCTCGAAGCGCTCGGGGCGGCGGTGGAGGCATAG
- a CDS encoding NUDIX hydrolase family protein, with the protein MSVRTPDPDWTPDEPARSPNPGWLSDIELAQVRGRLPLLYVEAVPVRVDGLGQVTEVGVLLRANAVGEMTRTLVSGRVMYGETLRDALFRHLEKDLGPMAFPLLPASPVPFSVAEYFPLAGISPFTDERQHAVSLAYVVPVTGTCEPRQDALEVTWVTPEEAASPALGAEMEGGRGVLLRQALASVGRLP; encoded by the coding sequence ATGAGCGTACGCACCCCGGACCCCGACTGGACGCCGGACGAGCCCGCGCGGAGTCCGAACCCCGGCTGGCTGAGCGATATCGAGCTCGCGCAGGTGCGCGGGCGCTTGCCGCTGCTCTACGTGGAGGCCGTGCCGGTGCGCGTCGACGGGCTCGGGCAGGTCACCGAGGTCGGCGTGCTGCTCAGGGCGAATGCGGTCGGCGAGATGACGCGCACCCTCGTCTCGGGGCGGGTCATGTACGGCGAGACGCTGCGGGATGCGCTCTTCCGGCATCTGGAGAAGGATCTCGGGCCGATGGCGTTCCCACTGCTGCCGGCGAGCCCGGTGCCGTTCTCGGTCGCCGAGTATTTTCCGCTCGCCGGCATTTCGCCGTTCACCGATGAGCGCCAGCATGCGGTCTCGCTCGCGTACGTCGTGCCGGTCACCGGCACGTGCGAGCCTCGGCAGGACGCCCTCGAGGTGACCTGGGTGACGCCGGAGGAGGCCGCCTCGCCCGCGCTCGGCGCCGAGATGGAGGGCGGACGCGGGGTGCTGCTCCGCCAGGCCCTCGCCTCGGTCGGCCGCCTGCCCTGA